A genomic stretch from Deinococcus radiotolerans includes:
- a CDS encoding beta-N-acetylhexosaminidase — translation MKQRIWGLGPLLISLSLGAAATPVTLTPTVEARVQTPFAALVPQPKAATFPNGTLPLSGLGVRVVGTAPELGWAARDLRAEWKTRLGLTLGDAAAGAKSIVIGTLADADLAARAKAAGLTPSGPEAYALWVDDGGAFVVGADARGAYLGAQTLRQLLTPAGVRYARITDAPALRQRVAMIYLDQYSKGVNDTLIPMLAALKYNAVLVMSNYVQWDTAKAGGFAHPGGASKAEARRVADLARSYGLEVIPLIETLSHAGWMFYGGKNLDLRQDPDSQNPWAYDTLNPATYDRVIIPILKEAVEVFGPKVIHLGHDEVRNRDRFPARENGKALGFETLFVNDVVKLHDYLKGLGVDSMIWHDTAFADAVIGTLPARLPKDLQVAYWNYAPGNSFGLLGTIQKLGFPTFGASWSDPGNAEGHAQAAAGTGAQGMIQTRWTGYFGNPSIWDGNADQGTPFVRAAGAFWNPAAPPVKDAELRYRDLYQPTPYRAEAGATVDLSPVVTRALADEDGSGWIGKGRDIDLRNLKPGVQRLGAYLFDVRGAVMLRGSRASVKALPERATVDLNRKARALAFLHVTGWPAATNREKVGQYEIEYADGSKVTQPLEYGRHIRAWTDTAPTSMIPAPGWNGVTGEGLSVAVPVLEWVNPKPDQVIRSVTLVSAGGNANPALLGLTVLGD, via the coding sequence ATGAAACAGCGAATCTGGGGCCTGGGGCCTCTATTGATCAGCCTGAGCCTGGGCGCGGCGGCGACGCCCGTGACCCTCACCCCGACAGTGGAGGCGCGTGTGCAGACGCCCTTCGCGGCGCTCGTCCCGCAGCCGAAGGCGGCGACCTTCCCGAACGGCACGCTGCCCCTGAGCGGGCTGGGTGTGCGCGTGGTGGGGACGGCGCCGGAACTGGGCTGGGCCGCGCGGGACCTGCGGGCCGAGTGGAAGACAAGACTGGGCCTGACACTGGGCGACGCCGCAGCCGGGGCGAAAAGCATCGTGATCGGCACGCTGGCCGACGCCGATCTGGCCGCCCGCGCGAAGGCGGCGGGCCTGACGCCCAGTGGACCGGAAGCCTACGCGCTGTGGGTGGACGACGGGGGCGCGTTCGTGGTGGGCGCGGACGCGCGCGGCGCGTACCTGGGCGCGCAGACCCTGCGGCAGCTCCTGACGCCCGCCGGCGTGCGCTACGCTCGGATCACGGACGCGCCCGCCCTGCGCCAGCGCGTGGCGATGATCTACCTCGACCAGTACAGCAAGGGCGTGAACGACACCCTGATTCCCATGCTGGCCGCCCTGAAGTACAACGCGGTGCTCGTCATGAGCAACTACGTGCAGTGGGACACGGCGAAGGCCGGGGGTTTCGCGCACCCCGGCGGGGCCAGCAAGGCCGAGGCGCGGCGCGTGGCGGACCTCGCCCGAAGCTACGGCCTGGAGGTCATCCCGCTGATCGAGACGCTGTCGCACGCAGGCTGGATGTTCTACGGCGGGAAGAACCTCGACCTGCGGCAGGACCCGGACAGTCAGAACCCGTGGGCGTACGACACCCTGAACCCCGCCACGTACGACCGCGTGATCATCCCGATCCTGAAGGAGGCCGTGGAAGTCTTTGGGCCGAAGGTCATTCACCTGGGGCACGACGAGGTGCGCAACCGCGACCGCTTCCCCGCCCGCGAGAACGGCAAGGCCCTGGGGTTCGAGACGCTGTTCGTGAACGATGTGGTGAAACTCCACGATTACCTCAAGGGACTGGGCGTGGACAGCATGATCTGGCACGACACCGCCTTCGCGGACGCCGTAATCGGCACGCTGCCCGCCCGCCTGCCGAAGGACCTGCAGGTGGCGTACTGGAACTACGCGCCGGGGAACAGTTTCGGCCTGCTGGGTACCATCCAGAAGCTGGGCTTCCCGACCTTCGGGGCCAGCTGGTCCGACCCGGGCAACGCGGAAGGCCACGCGCAGGCCGCCGCGGGTACCGGCGCGCAGGGCATGATCCAGACCCGCTGGACCGGGTACTTCGGGAACCCCAGCATCTGGGACGGGAACGCCGACCAGGGCACGCCGTTCGTGCGCGCGGCGGGCGCCTTCTGGAACCCAGCTGCGCCGCCCGTGAAGGACGCGGAACTCCGCTACCGCGACCTCTACCAACCCACTCCCTACCGCGCCGAGGCGGGCGCCACGGTGGACCTCTCCCCTGTCGTCACGCGCGCCCTGGCCGACGAGGACGGCAGCGGCTGGATCGGGAAGGGCAGGGACATTGACCTGCGCAACCTGAAGCCGGGCGTGCAGCGGCTCGGCGCGTACCTGTTCGACGTCCGGGGCGCCGTGATGCTGCGCGGCAGTCGCGCGAGCGTCAAGGCCCTGCCCGAGCGCGCCACGGTGGACCTGAACCGCAAGGCCCGCGCCCTGGCGTTCCTGCACGTCACCGGCTGGCCCGCCGCCACCAACCGCGAGAAGGTCGGCCAGTACGAGATCGAGTACGCCGACGGGTCAAAGGTCACGCAGCCGCTGGAGTACGGGCGGCACATCCGCGCCTGGACGGACACCGCGCCCACCAGCATGATCCCCGCCCCCGGCTGGAACGGCGTGACCGGCGAGGGCCTGAGCGTCGCCGTGCCTGTCCTCGAATGGGTGAATCCCAAGCCTGATCAGGTCATCCGCTCGGTGACCCTGGTCAGCGCGGGCGGCAATGCCAACCCTGCCCTGCTAGGCCTGACGGTGCTGGGCGACTGA
- a CDS encoding NAD(P)-dependent oxidoreductase has translation MTTLAFLGLGAMGAPMAAHLATHARDQQARVLVWNRTAGKAEAHAQAHGTQAATLAQVAAADVIFTCLPTSAEVDEVLDQMRPHLRPGATWVDCTSGHPEAATRQAAELAAQQVTFLDAPVSGGTVGAQQGRLTVMVGGNAAALDAVRPHLAFAGKVVHVGDTGTGFAVKAVNNALLGVTLWATGEGLAVLGRAGVNLSAALEVINASSGRSNSSENLIPQRVLTREFPATFALGLLAKDAGIATDLTQSVQGSAPVLAQVAALLRAAQRVVGAQEDHTAALKFIEAMNETVIQ, from the coding sequence ATGACCACCCTCGCCTTCCTCGGCCTGGGCGCCATGGGCGCCCCGATGGCCGCGCACCTCGCCACCCACGCCCGCGACCAGCAGGCCCGCGTCCTCGTGTGGAACCGCACCGCCGGGAAAGCTGAAGCGCACGCCCAGGCCCACGGCACACAGGCGGCCACGCTGGCGCAGGTGGCCGCCGCCGACGTGATCTTCACCTGCCTGCCCACCAGCGCCGAGGTGGACGAGGTGCTGGACCAGATGCGCCCCCATCTGCGCCCCGGCGCCACCTGGGTGGACTGCACCAGCGGCCACCCTGAGGCGGCCACGCGGCAGGCCGCCGAGCTGGCCGCCCAGCAGGTGACCTTCCTGGACGCGCCGGTGAGCGGCGGTACCGTCGGCGCGCAGCAGGGCCGGCTGACCGTCATGGTGGGCGGCAACGCCGCAGCACTGGACGCTGTCCGGCCTCACCTCGCATTCGCGGGCAAGGTCGTGCATGTGGGCGACACAGGCACGGGCTTCGCAGTGAAGGCCGTGAACAACGCGCTGCTGGGCGTGACCCTCTGGGCCACCGGTGAGGGCCTGGCCGTGCTGGGCCGCGCAGGCGTGAACCTGAGCGCGGCGCTGGAGGTCATCAATGCCAGCAGCGGACGCAGCAACTCCAGCGAGAACCTGATCCCGCAGCGCGTCCTGACCCGTGAATTCCCCGCCACATTCGCGCTGGGCCTGCTGGCCAAGGACGCTGGCATCGCCACGGACCTCACGCAGTCCGTGCAGGGCAGCGCGCCGGTGCTGGCGCAGGTGGCCGCCCTGCTGCGCGCCGCGCAGCGTGTCGTGGGCGCGCAGGAGGACCACACAGCCGCCCTGAAATTCATCGAGGCGATGAACGAAACGGTCATTCAGTAA
- a CDS encoding SDR family oxidoreductase, with translation MTNSMHGRRVLITGATGGIGLITARDLVTRGAHVTIVGRNPDKTAKVAREIGAQATLLADLSELAQVQRAAQEFTARGEGLDVLINNAGAFFTTRQETREGTEQTWALNHLSPFLLTRELLPLLRAGHAPRVVTVASAAHAMGRIRLDDPEFRRGYGGWAAYAQSKLANILFARELARRESSIQSNSLHPGMVATGFAHNNGGWVSRAYQLVDRFAITPEQGAQTTLHLAADPVSVSGRYFSNSRETTPAPQAQDDGTAYRLWTLSEAAVNAHLS, from the coding sequence ATGACGAACAGCATGCACGGCCGCCGCGTCCTGATCACCGGAGCGACCGGCGGAATCGGCCTGATCACCGCCCGTGACCTCGTCACGAGGGGCGCGCACGTAACCATCGTGGGCCGCAACCCCGACAAGACCGCGAAGGTCGCCCGCGAGATCGGCGCCCAGGCCACCCTGCTGGCCGACCTGAGTGAACTGGCGCAGGTCCAGCGCGCCGCGCAGGAATTCACGGCGCGCGGGGAGGGCCTGGACGTGCTGATCAACAACGCCGGGGCGTTCTTCACCACCCGTCAGGAAACCCGCGAGGGCACCGAGCAGACCTGGGCGCTGAACCACCTCTCGCCGTTCCTGCTGACCCGCGAACTGCTGCCCCTCCTGCGCGCCGGGCACGCGCCACGCGTCGTGACGGTCGCGTCCGCCGCGCACGCCATGGGCCGCATCCGCCTGGACGACCCGGAATTCCGCCGCGGGTACGGCGGGTGGGCCGCGTACGCGCAGAGCAAACTGGCGAACATCCTGTTCGCGCGGGAACTCGCGCGGCGTGAGAGCAGCATTCAGAGCAACAGCCTGCACCCCGGCATGGTCGCCACGGGCTTCGCCCACAACAACGGCGGCTGGGTCAGCCGCGCCTACCAGCTCGTGGACCGCTTCGCCATCACGCCCGAGCAGGGCGCGCAGACCACCCTTCACCTCGCTGCCGACCCGGTCAGTGTCAGTGGCCGGTACTTCAGCAACTCCCGTGAAACCACGCCCGCCCCGCAGGCGCAGGATGATGGGACCGCGTACCGCCTGTGGACGCTCAGCGAAGCTGCCGTCAACGCGCACCTGTCCTGA
- a CDS encoding N-acetylmannosamine-6-phosphate 2-epimerase yields MNDVLMRLRGVLIVSVQADDGSPMRDTGIIAAMSRAALLGGAGGLRLRSPEDIRAVRALTDVPLIGLTKQAQPGSPVYITTTPAEVRAVAQAGADVVAFDGTDLPRPYAVADLIAEAHACGALAMADVSTLAEAHAAYAAGADIVGTTMSGYTPHSPQQAGPDFELMRALNRAGLPFIAEGRLNTPELAAQALATGAHAVVVGSAITRPDHVTRWFAQALGVGSKRSS; encoded by the coding sequence GTGAATGACGTGCTGATGCGCCTGCGGGGCGTCCTGATCGTGAGCGTGCAGGCGGATGACGGCAGCCCGATGCGGGACACGGGGATCATCGCGGCGATGAGCCGCGCGGCGCTGCTGGGCGGCGCGGGTGGCCTGCGGCTGCGCAGCCCGGAGGACATCCGCGCGGTGCGGGCGCTGACGGACGTGCCGCTGATCGGGCTGACGAAGCAGGCGCAGCCGGGCTCGCCGGTGTACATCACGACCACACCGGCAGAGGTGCGCGCAGTGGCCCAGGCTGGGGCGGACGTCGTGGCGTTCGACGGCACGGACCTGCCCCGCCCGTACGCGGTGGCGGACCTGATTGCCGAGGCGCACGCCTGCGGAGCGCTGGCCATGGCGGACGTGAGCACGCTGGCCGAGGCCCACGCGGCCTACGCGGCGGGCGCGGACATCGTGGGCACGACCATGAGCGGGTATACACCGCACAGCCCGCAGCAAGCGGGGCCGGATTTCGAGCTGATGCGCGCCCTGAACAGGGCGGGGCTGCCGTTCATCGCGGAGGGCCGTCTGAACACGCCGGAACTGGCGGCGCAGGCCCTGGCGACCGGCGCGCACGCGGTAGTGGTGGGCAGCGCGATCACCCGGCCGGATCACGTGACCCGCTGGTTCGCCCAGGCCCTAGGGGTGGGCTCGAAACGCTCCAGCTGA
- the nagZ gene encoding beta-N-acetylhexosaminidase, producing MSPTLHSTLSSGALVMVDIPGPILDDDTAEHLRRRGIRSVCLFRKNVESESQLRTLCADLRAVMGEHALIALDHEGGAILRPLFWPFAPSAMNQGAARDEGLTEDVNAALARQLRSVGINWNFAPVLDVNVNPANPVIGERAYGADVDVVTRMGGAALAGHDRAGVAACVKHFPGHGDTSLDSHLALPRVDKPREALDAAEFAPFQALLPRSPAMMTAHIIYPALDPERPATLSRRVLTGLLRDEWGFDGVVVTDSMGMKAIDDHYGRGEAGVLALQAGADLVMALGRREAQDATLDAIQAALDRGALDAAQMQASVRRLEALAERYPAQADPTLNPMDDAPLLADAWARGLSAYRNPVAPAPGSRVLLVAQAKVPRENVSEASVDAQTLADELRGVYDVHLHAFEDPAELDWAALRGQERPVILATTSRHRHAALRGAQPDLHLALYNPYAALDVDAPALITYGFQPEARQSILSWLRAERRATGTLPFPA from the coding sequence GTGAGCCCAACCCTGCACAGCACCCTGTCCAGCGGCGCGCTGGTGATGGTGGACATCCCCGGCCCCATCCTGGACGACGACACGGCCGAGCACCTGCGGCGGCGCGGCATCCGCAGCGTGTGCCTGTTCCGCAAGAACGTGGAATCTGAATCTCAGCTGCGGACCCTGTGCGCGGACCTGCGCGCCGTGATGGGTGAGCACGCCCTGATCGCCCTGGATCACGAGGGCGGCGCGATCCTGCGCCCGCTGTTCTGGCCGTTCGCGCCCAGCGCCATGAACCAGGGCGCAGCGCGGGACGAGGGACTCACGGAGGACGTGAACGCGGCGCTGGCGCGGCAGCTGCGCAGCGTGGGCATCAACTGGAATTTCGCGCCTGTCCTGGACGTGAACGTGAATCCCGCCAATCCCGTGATCGGCGAGCGGGCCTACGGCGCCGACGTGGACGTGGTGACCCGCATGGGTGGTGCGGCGCTTGCCGGGCACGACCGCGCGGGCGTGGCGGCGTGCGTGAAGCACTTCCCGGGGCATGGGGACACCAGCCTCGACAGTCACCTGGCTCTGCCGCGCGTGGACAAGCCGCGAGAGGCGCTGGACGCCGCGGAGTTCGCGCCGTTCCAAGCGCTGCTGCCGCGCTCGCCCGCCATGATGACCGCGCACATCATCTACCCGGCCCTGGATCCGGAGCGGCCCGCCACGCTGTCCCGCCGGGTGCTGACCGGCCTGCTGCGCGACGAGTGGGGCTTCGACGGCGTGGTCGTCACGGACTCCATGGGCATGAAGGCCATCGACGACCACTACGGCCGGGGCGAGGCGGGCGTGCTGGCCCTGCAGGCTGGCGCGGACCTGGTGATGGCCCTGGGCCGCCGTGAGGCGCAGGACGCCACCCTGGACGCCATTCAGGCCGCGCTGGACCGGGGCGCGCTGGACGCCGCGCAGATGCAGGCCAGCGTGCGCCGGCTGGAGGCCCTGGCTGAGCGTTACCCGGCGCAGGCCGACCCGACCCTGAACCCGATGGATGACGCGCCGCTGCTGGCGGACGCCTGGGCGCGCGGCCTGAGCGCGTACCGGAACCCGGTGGCGCCGGCGCCCGGATCGCGGGTGCTGCTGGTCGCGCAGGCGAAGGTGCCCCGTGAGAATGTCAGCGAGGCCAGCGTGGACGCCCAGACCCTCGCGGATGAACTGCGCGGCGTGTACGACGTGCACCTGCACGCCTTCGAGGACCCCGCCGAGCTGGACTGGGCGGCGCTGCGCGGGCAGGAACGGCCGGTGATCCTGGCGACCACGTCCCGGCACCGGCACGCCGCGCTGCGCGGCGCCCAGCCCGACCTGCACCTGGCGCTGTACAACCCTTACGCGGCGCTGGACGTGGACGCCCCGGCCCTGATCACCTACGGATTCCAGCCAGAGGCGCGCCAGTCGATCCTGTCGTGGCTGCGCGCGGAGCGCCGCGCGACGGGTACGCTGCCCTTCCCCGCGTAA
- a CDS encoding glycoside hydrolase family 26 protein, with translation MRRYLSILLPLTPLILLSSQAAPSSRLPSCGIFGLTVNSLEVLTAVERKVNCTFTSVRWFQDWNVPFQREYARALTGQKRELELSWQPRIRKPDGTAVGVPYRDIASGRHDAYLKKFARDIRSGGATVKITFAPEMNGNWGTYQLTRTNTPADFIRAWRHMVNVFRAEKAPVRWVWTPNILFPGALSSYKALYPGGAWVNEVGLDGYNWGTTNPWNRWLSFRDTFGPSYAELKRVAVGKPVQLGELSSVEQGGSKAAWIRYMCADLPGFGKIRRAFWFHLKDGRVDWRLTTSEAALGAFRRCVK, from the coding sequence GTGAGACGCTACCTGTCCATCCTGCTGCCCCTGACACCGCTGATCCTCCTGAGCAGTCAGGCTGCACCCAGCTCCCGCCTGCCCAGCTGCGGCATTTTCGGCCTGACGGTCAACAGCCTTGAGGTCCTGACTGCGGTGGAACGCAAGGTGAACTGCACCTTCACGTCCGTCCGCTGGTTCCAGGACTGGAACGTGCCCTTCCAGCGGGAGTACGCCAGGGCACTCACGGGACAGAAGCGTGAACTGGAACTCTCCTGGCAGCCCCGCATCCGCAAACCGGATGGGACTGCCGTGGGCGTGCCCTACCGTGACATCGCCTCTGGCCGCCACGACGCCTACCTGAAGAAGTTCGCGCGGGACATCCGCAGTGGCGGCGCCACGGTCAAGATCACGTTCGCCCCGGAGATGAACGGCAACTGGGGCACGTACCAGCTGACCCGCACCAACACGCCCGCCGACTTCATCCGCGCGTGGCGGCACATGGTCAACGTCTTCCGCGCGGAGAAAGCCCCGGTCCGCTGGGTGTGGACACCGAATATCCTCTTCCCCGGCGCCCTGAGTTCCTACAAGGCGCTGTACCCCGGCGGAGCGTGGGTGAATGAAGTGGGCCTGGACGGCTACAACTGGGGCACCACGAACCCCTGGAACCGCTGGCTGAGTTTCCGGGACACCTTCGGGCCGTCCTACGCGGAGCTCAAGCGCGTGGCGGTGGGCAAACCCGTGCAGCTGGGCGAACTGTCCAGCGTGGAGCAGGGGGGCAGCAAGGCCGCGTGGATCCGGTACATGTGCGCGGACCTGCCGGGCTTCGGCAAGATCCGCCGGGCGTTCTGGTTTCACCTGAAAGACGGTCGGGTGGACTGGCGATTGACGACCAGCGAGGCCGCACTGGGGGCCTTCCGCCGCTGCGTGAAGTGA
- a CDS encoding ABC transporter substrate-binding protein, whose translation MKHRVLTTLITAAMLGGAAHAQKTQLEFWTISLAPLFNDEMNRLVTQFEKENPNVELKWVDVPATAMEQKLLASVAAGRPPAAVNLSSDMTVKLVQQGALEPLDLSAAQKKLYFASPLDTFTYDGKVMGVPWYWAPKVVAYNTEIFRKAGLDPANPPRTIQTLIAAAKQIKDKTGMYGFMPNINGISMLYVFQEAGLPILDKSGSKAVFNSAEHVKLLQTYVDLYKKGYIPEDTMRRGFTAATELYSAGKLGMLITGPQFILRVQNDNKAIFDQTRVAPYPINIAGNVIHTGLMGFMVPKGVRDKALAQKLALFLTNDVNQLQFSKVTKTTFPSTVKASTDKFFKQGGADAVSQGRLVASTELKRAKDLTLVYPDASKLNKVFKDNIEAAMAGQKSAKQALDDIVKAWNASL comes from the coding sequence ATGAAACACCGCGTCCTCACCACCCTGATCACCGCCGCGATGCTCGGCGGGGCCGCCCACGCGCAGAAGACCCAGCTGGAATTCTGGACGATCAGCCTCGCACCTCTGTTCAACGACGAGATGAACCGCCTGGTCACGCAGTTCGAGAAGGAAAACCCGAACGTGGAACTCAAGTGGGTGGACGTGCCCGCCACCGCCATGGAGCAGAAACTGCTGGCGTCCGTGGCCGCCGGCCGGCCCCCCGCTGCCGTGAACCTCAGCAGCGACATGACGGTCAAGCTGGTGCAGCAGGGCGCGCTGGAGCCCCTGGACCTGAGCGCCGCGCAGAAGAAGCTGTACTTCGCCAGCCCCCTGGACACCTTCACGTACGACGGGAAGGTCATGGGCGTGCCGTGGTACTGGGCGCCGAAGGTCGTGGCGTACAACACCGAGATCTTCCGCAAGGCCGGCCTGGACCCCGCCAACCCACCCCGCACCATCCAGACGCTGATCGCCGCCGCCAAGCAGATCAAGGACAAGACCGGCATGTACGGCTTCATGCCGAACATCAACGGGATCAGCATGCTGTACGTGTTCCAGGAGGCGGGCCTGCCCATCCTCGACAAGAGCGGCAGCAAGGCCGTGTTCAACAGCGCCGAGCACGTCAAGCTGCTCCAGACGTACGTGGACCTGTACAAGAAGGGCTACATCCCCGAGGACACCATGCGCCGCGGGTTCACGGCCGCGACCGAGCTGTACTCGGCCGGGAAGCTGGGCATGCTGATCACGGGCCCGCAGTTCATCCTGCGCGTGCAGAACGACAACAAGGCGATCTTCGATCAGACGCGCGTGGCGCCGTACCCGATCAACATCGCCGGGAACGTCATCCACACCGGCCTGATGGGCTTCATGGTGCCCAAGGGCGTGCGCGACAAGGCGCTGGCGCAGAAGCTCGCGCTGTTCCTGACGAACGACGTGAACCAGCTGCAGTTCAGCAAGGTCACGAAGACGACCTTCCCCAGCACCGTGAAGGCCAGCACCGACAAGTTCTTCAAGCAGGGCGGTGCGGACGCCGTCAGCCAGGGCCGCCTCGTGGCGTCCACGGAACTCAAGCGCGCCAAGGACCTGACGCTGGTGTACCCGGACGCCAGCAAGTTGAACAAGGTCTTCAAGGACAACATCGAGGCTGCGATGGCCGGGCAGAAGAGCGCCAAGCAGGCGCTGGATGACATCGTGAAAGCCTGGAACGCCAGCCTGTAA
- a CDS encoding glycoside hydrolase family 16 protein, whose amino-acid sequence MLIRRTLFTALLSLSLVACSGVTKPESTATLRPASVTWSENFDTLDAGKWIKSSWAGFWQQPGLTGAFDSSLASVKNGHLLLTLNVQNCATGLCARAAEVQSAQTFGFGRYTYRFRAASTSASPTKSGKVLSGNISGAFSYVDNSATEIDLEIEGNRPKTLNAAVWNTVNSKDYSVMPTGVSFGQNFQTMTYEWRPDRITYYLNGSKVWETTKNVPQQPAHIMLNVWPTNSAGWGGQATTGTVYMLVDSVQFEAF is encoded by the coding sequence ATGCTCATTCGCCGTACCCTGTTCACTGCCCTGCTCAGCCTGAGCCTCGTCGCCTGCAGCGGCGTCACCAAACCCGAATCCACCGCCACGCTGCGCCCCGCGAGCGTCACCTGGTCAGAAAACTTCGATACCCTCGACGCGGGCAAGTGGATCAAATCCAGCTGGGCGGGCTTCTGGCAGCAGCCCGGCCTGACCGGCGCGTTCGACTCGTCGCTGGCCAGCGTCAAGAACGGCCACCTGCTGCTCACGCTGAACGTGCAGAACTGCGCGACCGGCCTGTGTGCCCGCGCCGCCGAGGTGCAGAGCGCCCAGACCTTCGGCTTCGGCCGGTACACCTACCGCTTCCGCGCGGCCAGCACCAGCGCCAGCCCCACCAAGAGCGGCAAGGTCCTCAGCGGCAACATCAGCGGCGCCTTCAGCTACGTCGACAACAGCGCCACCGAAATTGACTTGGAAATCGAGGGAAACCGTCCCAAGACGCTGAACGCCGCCGTGTGGAACACCGTCAACAGCAAGGACTACAGCGTCATGCCCACCGGCGTGAGCTTCGGGCAGAACTTCCAGACGATGACCTACGAGTGGCGCCCCGACCGCATCACGTACTACCTGAACGGCTCGAAAGTCTGGGAGACCACCAAGAACGTCCCGCAGCAGCCCGCGCACATCATGCTGAACGTGTGGCCCACCAACAGCGCCGGGTGGGGCGGACAGGCCACGACGGGCACCGTGTACATGCTCGTGGATTCCGTCCAGTTCGAAGCCTTCTGA
- a CDS encoding TetR/AcrR family transcriptional regulator, with amino-acid sequence MSGPVSPTQRRRLPSADRRQQILDGSEDLFTHQGFEAISMGDIAAHLGISRPTVYAYFTSTADILAELLDQRLSEFEERLAPLLRDLHEQPRPFATILGQLIQERPLLTLLQSGSGPAFTERRLAVFRDLETRLHQHVSPPAGRARVPYLLTCLTLLLQATATHAITANLTAEQTGALAETLDRFVQAGIQGAAPRDT; translated from the coding sequence ATGTCCGGTCCCGTCTCCCCCACCCAGCGACGCCGACTTCCCTCGGCCGACCGCCGCCAGCAGATCCTGGACGGCAGCGAGGACCTCTTCACCCACCAGGGCTTCGAGGCCATCAGCATGGGCGACATCGCCGCGCACCTCGGCATCTCCCGGCCCACCGTGTACGCCTACTTCACGTCCACCGCCGACATCCTCGCCGAACTGCTCGACCAGCGCCTCTCCGAATTCGAGGAGCGACTGGCGCCTTTGCTGCGCGACCTGCACGAGCAGCCCCGCCCCTTCGCCACCATCCTGGGCCAGCTCATCCAGGAACGGCCCCTGCTGACCCTGCTTCAGAGCGGCAGCGGCCCCGCCTTCACCGAACGCCGACTGGCGGTCTTCCGGGACCTGGAAACGCGCCTGCACCAGCACGTGAGCCCCCCCGCAGGCCGCGCCCGCGTGCCGTACCTGCTGACCTGCCTGACGCTGCTGCTCCAGGCCACCGCCACGCACGCCATCACCGCGAACCTGACCGCCGAGCAGACCGGCGCACTGGCCGAGACCCTGGACCGCTTCGTGCAGGCTGGCATACAGGGCGCCGCGCCGCGCGACACATGA
- a CDS encoding glycosyltransferase family 2 protein gives MTVIPALPSTLLGQVMLIIGSLLLLKAVLTITLSLVHRARQRQRLLSVAGQRLPGVSAMIAAYNEEVGIADTIRSVLAQDIPELQVIVVDDGSTDDTARIAEEFAQADPRVLVLRKPNGGKASALNLASQHLRYPVAVSVDADSALAPGTLATLAQHFNDPRVGAVAGDVRVAGPVTSLTQMQSLEYTIGQHMERRSQDMLGALSVVPGAAGAFRSDLLRRLQYSSDTLTEDMDLTIAIAQAGYQVRFEPNAVSYTEPPIAMKSLWRQRMRWMYGTFQVMAKYRHLIMNARGGRLGWLTLPYVLVYGLVLGGAGPAFDLAALALILGNSSNVLLPLILNVSADLLVAGVALILGRQSLRPLLLTPTQRLFQRPFAMLVIAMTCAAFLSRRRIHWNKLPRVGIQMPNSSPTHSVSVQAGD, from the coding sequence ATGACTGTTATTCCAGCGCTGCCATCTACCCTGCTCGGTCAGGTCATGCTGATCATCGGCAGCCTGCTGCTGCTCAAAGCCGTCCTGACGATCACCCTGTCCCTGGTTCACCGTGCCCGTCAACGTCAGCGGCTGCTCAGCGTGGCCGGCCAGCGCCTGCCCGGTGTGAGCGCCATGATCGCCGCGTACAACGAGGAAGTCGGCATTGCCGACACCATCCGTTCTGTCCTTGCGCAGGACATCCCCGAGTTGCAGGTCATCGTGGTGGATGACGGCTCCACGGACGACACCGCCCGCATCGCCGAGGAGTTCGCCCAGGCCGACCCGCGCGTGCTGGTCCTGCGCAAACCCAACGGTGGCAAGGCCAGCGCCCTGAACCTCGCCTCCCAGCACCTGCGCTACCCGGTCGCGGTGAGCGTGGACGCCGACTCCGCCCTGGCCCCGGGCACCCTGGCTACCCTGGCCCAGCACTTTAATGATCCCCGGGTGGGCGCCGTGGCCGGCGACGTGCGCGTCGCTGGGCCCGTCACGTCACTCACGCAGATGCAGAGCCTCGAGTACACCATCGGTCAGCACATGGAGCGGCGCTCCCAGGACATGCTGGGTGCCCTGAGCGTCGTGCCGGGCGCTGCCGGCGCGTTCCGCAGCGACCTTCTGCGCCGCCTGCAGTACAGCAGCGACACCCTCACCGAGGATATGGACCTCACCATTGCCATTGCCCAGGCCGGCTACCAAGTGCGGTTCGAACCCAATGCCGTGAGCTACACCGAGCCGCCCATCGCCATGAAGAGCCTGTGGCGTCAGCGGATGCGCTGGATGTACGGCACCTTCCAGGTCATGGCCAAGTACCGCCACCTGATCATGAACGCCCGTGGCGGCCGCCTGGGCTGGCTGACCCTGCCCTACGTGCTCGTGTACGGCCTGGTGCTGGGTGGCGCTGGCCCCGCCTTCGATCTCGCGGCCCTGGCCCTGATCCTCGGGAATTCCAGCAACGTCCTGCTGCCCCTCATCCTGAACGTCTCTGCTGACCTCCTTGTGGCGGGCGTGGCGCTGATCCTGGGCCGTCAGTCCCTGCGGCCCCTGTTGCTCACGCCCACTCAGCGGCTCTTTCAGCGGCCCTTTGCCATGCTGGTGATCGCTATGACCTGCGCCGCGTTTCTCTCGCGCCGCCGCATCCACTGGAACAAGCTGCCCCGCGTGGGCATTCAGATGCCCAACTCTTCGCCCACCCACAGTGTCAGCGTGCAGGCCGGGGACTGA